The stretch of DNA tagtggttgaTTTTTTCAATCGAATCAATTTAATATATGGCACCGTTATTGATTCCTGCACAGAAGAAACCTGTCCTACCATGTCTGGTGGATCTCGGTATGTACAGAATTAGTTTGCTACATaattcaagattttaatgcttttatgatGAATATTTCATACATATTGCTTCATATAAATCAATTGTTATCTAAATGTctcaaatatataaataatttgctgttTAATATTATCAACATAAATTTCTTACGTTCTCCTTCCCCACCActatatgaaactttttcagataaaaaatgttatttgtacTTTATCTCAATTTTGAAGTAATgaattgaaagtaaatattttgttacttgTTCGATAGTACACAATTCATCCATTTAGTTGCTATATGGTTAAAAAACTCTATTTATATGGCAATAGTTGATGCtttttgtaattctatattttaaaaaaagagtaaaattataacaaataaaaagtaatgaaattaaattttttttttaagaattagaccttaaagttttttatatgtaCTGGTTAATGAAATTAATACGACTGCCTAACAAATTGGCGTCTATACATCTAGATTTTTCAGCTTAACATCTAGAATTCCTGTTCCAGGTAGGGATTCAGTATTGATGTCAATGTTTTGTGTTAAAATATTGATGTAATagggttaatattttttaattttgatgttttataaGTAAACCTAAAATGTcatcaaaaagaaacaaatactgatttttacatttatgaaaataCTGTTATGATAAAATCGTAAATCATTGATAGTAAAAGGTCACAACATcaaccacattttaaaaaaaatttgagcagTGCTTTGTTTGAGAAATTGACTACCATTGGGAAAAAGTGAGTAATCCTTTTTTCCATTGCACTGCTGACTGGAATAGTAAGCATTTTAAGTTTTAGTTTTCACTCAGTaattaagtatttaaattatacttttactttacatattttagttctctttttttaaatttcaaatgtgaTTTGTAAAATCTTTCCTTGTAATTcgtggaaaaataaaagtactgGACTACCTATTTATTCTTGTACAGTTTGTCTTTGTCTATCTCAGTTAATTAGATGCAAACTGCATTGcaataattgaatttttacaagtctggattctttatttattgataaaatgtTTCATAGATAAAGTGTAAAAAACATGTTTACAACCTTTTAAATATCTTCTTAACCTTATTAGAGCCctctaaatgtaaaataatggcTATTAGTCAACATTACACTTATATTACCCATATTAGACAAATTAAGACATAATTAAGGTCGCAAAATATCACATAAATGTATTTCTAACGCATCAATTTAGTGAAACCAAATAGTTAAAGAAACCAAAGTGTAACCACTATGttactatttataaaaaaaatatgtttatatgtatttcattttaaatttttaaaaatctgcttgAACAAAATGTACCATATTGTTACATAAAGTTATTTCTTGTGCTATTTTAAGTGTCACTTGTAACTTTTTTAGAGGCTATCTTGATAAATTCTCTTGTTCTGTGTTTTGAATAGGTTTGAATATTTGTGGGCAGACGGCATGCAATATAAAAGGCCAACTCCACTACCAGCTCGTCAGTATATATCTCTCCTTATGGACTGGGTAGAAAATCAAGTAaacaatgaagaaatttttccTGTTACTGTTGGTAAGATTctgacttttaaaaatatatatagtgtGTACAGTACACAAACATACAAAAGATCGGCAAAAATGTCATGCTAAATCAatctaataaatttatttatttcttttttagtttaaaaagttttaacgtaacattcaacaataaaatattacaatacagctaTCGGTacaatacctgaaaaaaaaaagttatttataatgttttttcatTGTGGGGGTATCCTCATGAGGTATGTGCTATCATcaaagtgaaattgttttcgACTGATTTTCAGCTGCATTTTGCTTAAAGGTCTTGAAAACAACTTGATacaatggttggattcttgaaatatagtTCAATGGCTGAAACTTCAGGCTCATGCACAGCTGAATGATTTCaatgtgatgcagtaatatccagggaaaaaaaaattcttttttctctatCCATTTTCTTTAATGCCATCCAATCAATGAAAAAATTGTGCATGCATTTTAGGCTTTCCAATTAGATTTATAGGAATTCCTGAATACCAATTATaaacatgttcagtatatagagaggtaATAATTGAAGGGGGTTGAAAAAAGTGTTCATAATAATAAGGTGCTGTTCCTATTATAGgatgttcagagtacagagaggtcagaatatgttaagtctatggagtttTGCTGGGACTATcgaatgtgttcagaatattggCGTGTTCACATTAGAGAGTGTTAGATAGGgggaatttcactgtatatgtgCATATGGTTGgagtttattctttatttttattgttttaacttttgaagTATGGTAaaccagttttttcttttttctttaaaatttgcaaCTTTTACATATTTGTGTAATTTGGAGGGGCCTTTTGTAAGTGCTTCAAATTACCTACtacagttttgaaaagaaaagcttAACAAATATAACATATATGTACAGCTTAGTGCTTTATGCATTGCtagttttgtaagaaaaatataaGAATTAAGTACTGAATTAGAAAATGCATccaatacaaaatttcaaaattgaggtgGTATGAAATAAATAATGCTAACAGTTGTGATGCAATACTTTTTACAGGCACTGGATTTAACAGAAGTTAGTGATGAAATTGCATTCACTAAATCCATCAGAAGcaataattattctttttaattatttccaaatgaaacaaactagaacaaaaaaaaaaaacaatatgtattaaaaactgaagaaaaatgaaatattgatgtCTCAGAAAAAAGATAATTAGGGGCTATTTTCTTttgtatgaaaagaaaaatattttacatttttagaatttgcaatCTTAGAGTTTAAtaattcaatgcaaatttttcatggaggtttcttttttttttttggaaaagtattgaataCAATTTTATTTGTAGTGTATTTTTTGGTAAAAAGGTGCAAGTTTCACTCATATatactaatatttaatattttgtctTGTGAgctattttaaaattagcatcaAATTTGTTACTAAAAAAGGTATAGAAAAATTGgatgtatgttttttttcatcCATATTGTTACTGACAAAAGAAtacttttttgggggaggggggagggtagtaggttagaaattaaattataaaGGTGGATTATTCTTTGAAAATTCATAACTAGCAGTGTGAAATGGTTATGATACATTGGAGTCGAAAATCAATGttccatttataaaaattatactcTACATatgagatagtgagaagcaaagggatgcaagtggcaaaattaaaaatttggagataaccagtacaaatggtaggtgaaccccttctcTGTCTCGGGGTTTGAGAttgtactagtaaccctggtaagtgctgctgtacagtatgatttagggaaaaagaaacaatgaaagtctacctaggatctgatctttaaacacgtttttctcaaaacttaaaacagttcacttgcatccctttgcttctcactgcctcatatgttctgCAATTTTTGCACTTCAATGCTACTTAATCGAtgctattttttctttgtttacatgtGCCTTTTTTTTCTCCCTAGATAAACCATTTCCTCGAAACTTTGTTCCTACATGCAAGAAAATATTGACACGACTTTTTCGTGTTTTTGTCCACGTTTATATACATCATTTTGATAGAATAGTTTCTATTGGAGCAGTAAgttatactgatttttttttcagtgttgtaAGCAGTGTAGAGtgatataattttgaaatatgtttaaGAAATCTGTATTGTTTTGGTTCTTTTATATTTCAGCTATTGGAATacataaagaaattatttttcatttgtgtaCATGTCATACTCTGAAACAAATAATCAATACATTTATAGAATTGTGAACATAGAATCAGGCACATAATTGGGTACAAAGATTTAAGGAGGTGTAAAATTCTTTTTAGTTCGAAGAAATTGTAATCGagataattttttaatcattaaaaagatatttttaaactgtggtaCATCCTAAGTGGAATGGGAGGGGGAAAGAGCTAATGTTACAAAACTGATTTTAGTTTATGTAAAAGTAAGATTTGCTTTAATATTCACAAGATCAAATGCAAATACAAGTGTTCTATGcatgataattaaaaaataaaaaaaaacttcctttcaaaatgtttgcaatGAACAATACATGTACAGAAGAAGGCAAGGGTAGAGAAAGAGCACCAGAAAAGCGGCCAAAGATGAGTTTTAAACTCTTATAGAGTTTGGTGCTAGTTTCTAGAGCATGAGGGGAGCCAGGGACGGAGGGGAGACTGAATATGCACTAATACATGCACATACACAAAACTGTAGTGTGCATGTGTATCAGGGCATATATTTACTATGGGTAGGGAAGACAGAGAAGAGTTTAGTGCTCAAAAAGGGGccacaaggcaaaaaaaaattgagaaacccTTCTTTAggagacttttttttgtttttattctctaaagaaaatgttcttatttatgaattttattttttccgaaatgggggaaaataatttccatttgtTTTTCCTTAACGAAAAAGCTATAAACAATTTTATCCCCTCCCCCcataaaatgtacttttattaatgagctttttatttttattaataatttattttcaaaagtaattaaagGATTTTTATAATGGAGAATAATATATTAGCTGCATTGTCTAAAatgtgctactactttattttttatatatctatttcATCGGATGTGTGAGACATATTTTACTTATACAAATCTGCTGTGAATGTTAATAAAATATGTTCAGCATTTTGGCAGTCTTTGCTAAAGGAATATTGAGCAGGTGCTAGAAAGTCAATGTTGGTACATGGGGAAGTAGGCTCGCTTAGTTCTGGGCATTTCTTGTTTATATGTGTTCAAATGTGATATGTGCTTccgtttttacttttatttgcatTATGCCCCTGCATTCaagtaatatgaaaatttttattcatttaataaatattattctaGTGCATTAATTATGTAACTTttgaattattgttttaattttaggaacttttttcaaaagtacTCATAACACTTGTACAGAAATGCTTTGTTGTTCTTTGTGTACATTTGGTGTTATTGAGTGAAATCGTCTATTGAAGATAGATGCTTGTTGaaagattaattaataaaaatatgcaaaatataatgcttttaAATGCTTAAGATTTGTTGCTATAAAACCATTAAGTTGGTTATAGCCTTTTTGTTTTGACATTTGTGAAAATTAACTGTGTTTAATAAAATGCatactttaattttattaaaattctctttttgtaaccataaaatttataagtttttcacTGAATGCAAAACAGTTATTTACTGAACCCTCACTTATCTTGATAATATTTCTTTTAGGAGGCTCATGTGAATACTTGCTATAAGCAGTTCTATTATTTCATCACAGAGTTTCACATGGTTAGCCCTAGGGAGTTAGAACCTTTGGTAAGGCATCAGTTTTTATAGtgttaattaaaagaaatgtgcACTTTGTTACAAGAAAAATTCATGCACTTGTGGTGGTTGTAATTGACGCTTAGCACTATGTTCCTTTCAGGCACTGCATTGTGTAGTGCACAAAACTAAATCCTCACTCTTTGAGTGACAAACATGCTCTGCCAGCGTAGATTCTTGGTTAACCTTTCAAGGTTTTCCCAATTGTATACTGCTCTGGTGCTTGAAAGTGTTCCCACATAGATCCCATCCCCTTTCActctcaggaaaaaaaatagagttgTGTCTATGAATGACTGGATGTTCCAACACAACAGATTTGTGTTGTGTTTGCGCAAGAACAAATTATTACAAATTCAGAACAGAAGAAAAAGTTGACTAGTTGCatcaaaaagaatatttatttagtGGGTTGTAAAACCAACCCTCATTTGGCAGCTAGCAGGTAAAAATGACGTAGAGGGCATGAAGTCTTATGAATTACCTATGGTCCTATGCAGTAGATTCTGCCATAAAAGTACCAACTTTTCTCCGTTAGCTCCCTACCCTGTAGCTTGAAGCCTTCAGATTCCCTCATAATGTAGGAGATGTGGTTGGTTCTTCTCATGCTGATGACCAAGTTTGGGTCATCTGAGTGAACAAAGGCAATCCCAACCACTAGACGACAAAGCACCCAATCGGCTAGTTTTGTGGTATTCCGAGGCACCTAAAGTTGCCTTccaattgacaacatttgtcttataACGTAATATATATAAACCAATAgctatataaagaaaataaataataattggtaagaagtttttgaaataagctaaataaacaacaaaatagttttataattagTACTTATATAGGATATTACAAGTacttatgaaaattataaaaagtaacttctATCTGAGTCACAAAATCTTTAACATCgagtctatggggaaatattcggttctggGAGGTTTTATTCTTATAGGTGGGGTATTCATTTATCCATTACCCGATTAAGCTGGGCTGACAGTATAACAATACTTGATGTGCGGGGGGAAGGGGCCTAaacttcaaaaagtaaaaaatacaattgTGTACAAGCATAGCAATTAAAGacagataattctttttttattcccttGAAGTCATatgattttgaataatttataactGCACTGAACTGTAGAAATGCATGTAGTTTAGTTAGTTAGTTCCCAATTCATTAATGTGTACTTTCTGAAGCTTTCAGCAAATACGTACTGCTTGTAGTTCTTCAAGTCTGACGCTGCATGTTTAAGCATATTCCCATTAAGTTCAAGTTTAGTTGCTATTTCTTTTAGAGTTGCAGTAGCCCTTTAATTCACAAGAATAAGaacataaaaattatcaattttaaatattaattttaattttatctatttttactctaactaaatattttttcatgttatttacaGGTTGAAATGACAAGAAGGATATGTCGGGATAATGCCATGTCTTGTAGATGATTagttatcattatttatttcatttaagttatttcatgcttttctttttctttctcatctGCATGTATATATTTCATTCTGAAATGAAGTTCTGCATTTAGTATGTTCTCATGCTaagtatataaatattatatacaCTTAACTCTCTCATTTCttgttatattaattttatttattctttttcaagtAACCCAATGGGCATTGTTATTATTTACAGACTCTAAATAAAACTGTAAAGCTTGTTAGCAATAATCCTGCGATTCagttcaaaaattagtaaaaggttGAAGGTATTTTTCTTGCTCTTTAGAATACAcatgactttaaaaaatgcagcagATCAACAGCTCCTAGAATGAAATTCTTTGCTCCTATATTTTGCAGAAATGGAGGTCACACTTGTTTTTGTGTAAGATttctctggaaaatgaaagtgttttatcataaatatttttaactgcattctattttattattgttattgttattacttgtttaaattttaatacatgtttGCAAACTTTTTTCATGATAAATGAGCTGCCTTGCTTAGCAGAAATAATATTTACTTGTTTTCTACAATGTTGCGTTAAGTAACAATGCAAAAGAACAAAGCCTGCAATTGCTACTTTCagaataaataaatcttaaacgtTGCCATTCGCGTATTTTCCTCTTATAATCTGGAAATTGTCCAGTAACTTATTGCAACTACTTGAGAAAAGACTAGGCTAATTATTGTTGCAATTTCgagtgaagcattttttttttttttttttgtttctattccTTTATGTGTCTGCATACAAGACATTCTATACTGATCAAAAGATTGCTGAATAAGTTTATATAATTTCCGATGTAAATATACTCTCtttatatttatctatttatttgaatgatttttaataTGCCCTATTGATTGGAGGCAGCAAAGCCCTTTTGATTCAGCATTGAAGCATTTCCCAAGCCCTATTAATTTGTGAGAGGAAAAttgcattgtttatttttttacatgtgtATATTGTACAAATACAAATCATTAACTTTGTTTTAGGGAATATTTATtctatgttaataaaaataaaaagaagtaggaaaatttttaaatgtttgccacgcataaaatattttattaaatggaTATTCAAATTTACTTTTCAGAAAGGGGTTAAAggcatttttgtttcaatttttactcatttctcaTAACTCgcaaacatttttctttacaatttcaaatttttatgactTTGTAACTGCACCTGCCTAAGCCTAGTCCTGcctaaaagcattaaaattaggTAGGGATGATTAAAGTTTGCATCTGTCATGTCATATTAAAAGTTTAACTTATACGTGACATAACTTATATGACATGTGTACTAAGTAAGTCTTGAAGGACATGGCAAAATGCTATGAAATGTGCTACTAATATACcaatacatgaaatatttttcctgaTACTAAGCTGTCCAGAGTAATGGTACTTTTTTATGCACTGTTTGCATAATCCAGAATTGAGAAGTGTTTGTAAATAAGAAGTGttgatttgattttaaaagaacttcCATGCTTAAATATAATGCCATATGCCATTTGATGCCTTGCTATATTTTGTAGTTACATTTTGGATGCCTATGACGATTTTAAGTTTCAACAATCTTATCATAAAGATAAGATAAAGATTTTAGCATAActttatatgtatgtatatatatttctgtgTTATGAtatgaaattttatgaaattattttggaTAGTGTGACCACTAAATAAACACTAAGCGcaatttcaattttagaaatttataataatgttaaaaactagcATTTGGTATGTGAcgtttaaaacctttttattaatcTGGatagttactttaaaaaaacaaaaagctctTTAGATTTCTGCATcaggtttttctcttttttttttttggaggggaagGGGGGTTGAAATCAAAAGAGTTGCAATAAGCCAATAAATGAACATTTCTATTCTAACTACCCAGTTGtcaaacccaaaattttcttgttaTTTGGTTTTTGGAATTGTATAGAAGACAGCTAGTGTTGCCAATCTATGTAAGGAAAacttttgaaaccttatttttgaaaaacaaattatgaaGTGTTCGGTCATTGAGGTATGTTAGTTCACTTATCATTCTACCCTATTTATTTGAAAAGAACTGCTattcaggcccggatctgcgtacctgcagtGCGGCGGGACCCACGTCTTTAAGGGACCCAACGGactcaagaaattgaaaagaaatagcACTAAGATTTATTAATGTtccaaatatacactgctggcctctggggaggggcacTACAGATTTTGTTGCGAGGGGGCATAAAATTTACAAATCTGAGTCTGCTGCTATTATAAAAGCTGGATGttaattaaaattgtttgtcCTGTTCACTGAGTAAAATCTTTTATGCATTTCATGTTGTTGAATAACTCTCTAAACTTATGTATCAGAGTGTCTATAAGCTTACATAATCATGacaaaaaagttaagaaataaattttaaagattattaaaAAGATGACttcagtttacttttaaaaatcctttgtaattaaAACCTGCATCCTAATTAAAAATGAAGCACTGAAATAACTTTCATCATCTCACTGTCTAGGTTTGCCTTTAGTTTGAAGATGTACtttgttttttagattttatatatgtttgattAGTTCGTTGAAGTTTTGTATAAACACGatagaaaagaaattaaagaaaatccTGTGCTTCCAGCTAGTTGTAACTTAATGCATGATAACATAACATGTTTCTTCTAGTCCGTTAACTTTTATCTTAAGAATCCTGTTTATGAATCAGTCTAAAACAGTGATTCTTAAGTTGCATTTAACCAAAAGAATATGATGTGAAAAAGTATATCtgagatttttaaattaaaagctagtAGATATTATACA from Uloborus diversus isolate 005 chromosome 5, Udiv.v.3.1, whole genome shotgun sequence encodes:
- the LOC129223196 gene encoding MOB kinase activator-like 3; its protein translation is MAGIAEFFGKNKTFRPKKKFEQGTLRYSLHKRAQASLNSAINLQDAVKLPPGENLNDWLAVHVVDFFNRINLIYGTVIDSCTEETCPTMSGGSRFEYLWADGMQYKRPTPLPARQYISLLMDWVENQVNNEEIFPVTVDKPFPRNFVPTCKKILTRLFRVFVHVYIHHFDRIVSIGAEAHVNTCYKQFYYFITEFHMVSPRELEPLVEMTRRICRDNAMSCR